Below is a genomic region from bacterium.
ATCACTGTATTTAGCATCTGTTAAGCTCGAATCGATATCCAGACTTAATTCTACGCGATCACCGCTCTGATACTCACGCTGCGTGCCGTGAATTATGAGAGCCTGTTCGGGTTCCGGATCCGGATCAAGGACGGGACGATATTCGCTCCCGCCAAACTCCTCACCGTAAGCCGTGGCCGACAAGTTGATGACTCGGCTCATCATGTCTTTGAGGCTAACACTTTCCTTTTTTACCTCCAGGTTGAGGCGGTCTTTAACTTCCTGCTCCAATTGGATAAGAAGCTCCACAAAGGGATTGACCATTTCCGAGTTGGTAATCTCGGGCGAAAAGGTATGCCTGTCATCATTGATGAACTGCCCAAAAAATTGTCTGCAGGTGATCACTCCGCTTAGTTCGGTCGTGTTGAGATAGATCTCGGGAACAAGTCCGCGGATATGATCCGGGAGCATGTTGACGAAATCGATCATGCGCACTTCTTCCCAACCGGTCGATGATAAATATACGCCATTATTGGCGGTGCTTCCGCCTTTGAGGGTGTAAATCTCAAAGTCAACTTGGCCTAGCTTTTCCTTAATCGGAGATTGAAGAAATGGCTTTCCTTTGATCTCCTTTGGGGGGAGTGGCTGGTCATTAAGCTGAATGGCATCCATGAACAACAAGGGTACCTTTTGCGCCAGCCTCTTAGCCAGATTGTCGGTTTTCTTTAGTTGCTTAGCCGAGGGAGTGCCGGAAAAATCGTAATGAAGGATAGTTCCGGTTTCTAAAACTTCAGGCCAACTATTGTCCGTAATGATTACAGGCTGAATCGTCCCGTGCGAAAATACTTGCCGCTGATACTCAGCGGTGGGGATGTTGAACTGAATCACATCTCGCCCTTCAATAGTTTTCGTGGTAACGGTTACGCCTTTGCACAAATAGAGCATGCCCTTGCTGCCGGTTCCAAATTTCGAAGATTGAACTTTGGAGTCACCGCTAGTTTTGGCTAAGCTGCAAAATGCATTGCGGTTAGCCTCGACCATGCCCATGCCATTATCGATGACTTGCACAAACTCCGGCGTGATTCTAATCCACACCTGATTGCTGCGCCAGTCGAAACAGTTCTTGATCAGTTCGATGAGGCATTCAATTAATTGCTTGTTTCCGAACTTCTGCAAGAACAACCCGTCGCCGGCCTCCATAAAGATCGGCGGCACCGAAGGTTTCATTGCGTGTAGTGTCATAGTTATCTATTACCTCTGCTACCTCTGTTCCGCCTCCCAGGCGGTCTGGTAAATGCTGGTTCAGTATGATGCGACAGCATGCTCAGGATATCTTTAGGATTCCTGGCACTGAGTGCCTGTAAGCCGCTGATCGCCTCAGAAATCTCAGGCTGCAGTTTAGCGATGATCTTTTCACGCTGCTGCGGGCTCGCTGCGATAGCTTCGTTTAAGAAAGCGATCGTAGCGCGCAGCTGAGATCGAAAAGCCATATTGAATACTTCGCTGTCCGCAATCTTGCGATCGTGGGGAACGAAGTCTTCGGCGCTAACCAGAGCTGCCTCGGGTTCGAGTGAGAAAGAAATGGAAGTCCGCGCAACAGGCATAGCTGGCGCAGCTCGTTCGGTAAGCGGCTGTTCTGTTTCTGTCGAAGCAGTTACTTCACCTAAGAGCAGTTTAGGCGCCAATTTGATGAAGCTTTCCGCTGCGCCTGCGATCATGCCACGATTGTAGGCTTTCTTAAAGGTGGTTTCACTAATAGCTATTCCAACTTGTAAGCAAGTTTTTACGACTGTGATTTTATTGCCATACTTAGCAATGCATCGGTTCGCTATCTCTACAAATTGATCGTGCGGGTTGAGGGAATCGAACGCGTGCGGAGCAGACTGCGCCACCGGAGAAATTTCTTCGACGGGTGCAGGTGGTTCCGGCGCTCTTTTTGGTTGCGGTTGGGGATTAAAACGGGTAGAAGTTTTCACTGCTTCCCAGTTTAATTCCTTAAAGACAGGATAGATTTCGTGAAAGTTTCTTTCGAATTTTTTCAGACAGTGGAGTGCTGGTTTTGAAACCAAGATGTTGTGGACAATCTTTTCGAAGCCGGCAAATTGGCCGGCGACGACATCTTTGCTGATGTTCATCTTTTGCATCTTATCCATCGAGGTCGACCAAAAGGTTATTACCCCCGGCCGACTGATAGAGAGAGGCCCTCGTTTATCACCGCACTTTTCCTTGTACTCGAATATCAGAAGCAGGATGTTATCCAGCTCCGGATATTTGGACCCACATGCCTTGGACAGTTCTTCCAAAGTTTGTTCTCCTCCAAGAGTAGCTTCTTTGCTTAGAAACTTGCTGATCGAGGCACTGTTAACATTGGAAAACTGACTGAACTTAGCGATGTTGCCATGGAACTTTATTTCTGCCCGAAGGATGTCTTCTAAGCCTTCCCATTGCTGGGCTAGGACCAAAAGATTTTCTCCAAGCAAAATATAATCCGTTTCCTGCTGATGAGGCATTGCACTTTTGGCAGATACGGTCATATTTTCCTCCCATTTAAAGTGTCAAAGTAGCCTTTTTACGCATCAAAATAATATGTATAAAGGACTTGTCAAAATAACATAAAACAGGCCAATGTCAATAAAAAACACCGTGAAAACGGTGTTAAATTTCTAATCAGCCAGCACCCTGTTTCTGGGCCTGTTGCTGATGGCGATCATGGCACTGATGCTTTTGACCGGAGCCTTTTTTGGAAAATATGCAGCGATCTGTTCCGTCTTCTGTCCCTTATGTGCAAGAGTCCGGATTAGCTGTCGACCCTGCGGAGTGAACTTTTCTTTCTCGTTCCAAAGCCGCGAAGGAGGTATGGCGCCCAGCAGCCCGTTGGGTTTTGGGGGAGCGGACTTAACCCTTTTAGCTACATGCTTCTCT
It encodes:
- a CDS encoding ATP-binding protein translates to MTLHAMKPSVPPIFMEAGDGLFLQKFGNKQLIECLIELIKNCFDWRSNQVWIRITPEFVQVIDNGMGMVEANRNAFCSLAKTSGDSKVQSSKFGTGSKGMLYLCKGVTVTTKTIEGRDVIQFNIPTAEYQRQVFSHGTIQPVIITDNSWPEVLETGTILHYDFSGTPSAKQLKKTDNLAKRLAQKVPLLFMDAIQLNDQPLPPKEIKGKPFLQSPIKEKLGQVDFEIYTLKGGSTANNGVYLSSTGWEEVRMIDFVNMLPDHIRGLVPEIYLNTTELSGVITCRQFFGQFINDDRHTFSPEITNSEMVNPFVELLIQLEQEVKDRLNLEVKKESVSLKDMMSRVINLSATAYGEEFGGSEYRPVLDPDPEPEQALIIHGTQREYQSGDRVELSLDIDSSLTDAKYSDVDWLTVNSGLEKIVISKDKKTLTGIATNKTGWKTVTVRAKSHGTQTSYEIVAEKRMYLSAQRGPNVFVGQPYKLTCYNVGLAKGPLRWKIVKGEGVVEPVGSGGKQGVATAVGTSPGELYVSIEGAYEDGRPFRDACVIPIVDPETQLLNIMGYKFKVFHQLYPDKKAITMVHSLGTDSEKTVHQMFVNEKAKIWKQKDAQTSLLIPVWLIAEEFARFFYQDVEDEGKEVTTETMVKYEHLAEEVMERLNP